The following DNA comes from Syntrophales bacterium.
GCGGGAACAAAACGAAGAAAACCGAAGAAGAATATTTATAAATTTATTCCCAGGGAAGAAGACTCAGTTACGTCACACACCATGTTCGTCCCGCCAGCTTTAATACAATTCCAGGTCGCCACTGGCAAACTGCGACGCTCATGGATTTTGGGGCAGCCGGATTTCCGTAATTTTTGATTGGCCCAAACTAAAAGACGCAATCATACAGCTTGCGACTGCCTTCGGCCTCGATTTCAACCTGGTGGGGTTAGACCTCGACGCACTTAACGAGGCACGAAACAGCGTAGCGCATTCAGGTAAACTGGCCGCACATCCTATCGGGGCTGATAAACACTCATCGGACCTTCTCAAAAAAGGCCAGTACTGCTTGCAGCTACTCATCTTGCAGATGTTGAGATATCAGGGAACGGTGATTCATTCCCAGAATAGAATGCGATCGCTTGTAGATATCGAAAAAGCTTTGACTACGGTCAGAACCTGAGCATGGCTTTCGCTATTCTGCTGAATCATAGGTAAACAAATAGATGGCCAATATTTTCGGAGTTCAATTATGGCATGCTGCGAAAAATGTTTTGATGAAGAACACATAATACAATTTATCAAGGAATTCGAAACAAAAGACGATTGCGATTATTGCTCTGGCAAGGATGTTTATATTGCCGATCTATCGGATGTTGGTGGATTTATAAGAGAGTGTATCAGTAAGGCGTATGAGGACGTGAATAAATCTGGTCTCTACTGGGATCCTGAAGAAAAGGAAAATACAGCAGGACAATCTATTGAGGAAATCCTTATTGATGAATACACCATTTTTTCGGAAGAGAGACTCGATGCCAGTGAACAAAGGAAGCTATTGGGTGACTTACTCTCTGAGAGTGGACCCAGTTGGAGCGACCTAAAAGATGGGGATGGTGATCCCCTGGATGGCGGATCGGCTATTTTAGTGCTACGAGACGAATTTTATGGACCGGATAGCAATAAATACGAGTATTCCTGGAACGCTTTTAAACACTCCGTAAAACATCACGCCCGCTTCTTTGATCTTGGGGAGGATCAGTATAAAAGGGACCAGATTCTTGAACCGGTACTTCTGCTGCTTGATGAGCAAAGCATTCCCTTGGTTACTGGAACGACACTCTGGCGGGCACGGGCAGAAGGACAGAAACTTCCCCACACAGCCAAAGAGATACAGAATGAATTGGGTCCTCCGCCCTTGGACAAAGCTATGCACAGCCGTATGAGCCCATCTGGGATATCATACATGTATTTAAGCGATACGCCTGAGACGTGCCTCGCGGAGATAAAGCCAGATGTGGGAACGAGAACTTGGCTGGGTCAGTTTTTAACCAAGAAAGATTTAAATATTCTTGATCTAGCTGACGTTCGAGCTCAATATCCAGACAGCATCTTTAGTCCCGATTATGACCATGACAAAAATTGGGCAACAAACTTTCTGAAGAGTTTTGCCCAAGAGATATCGCGTCCGTTCAAGGAAGAGTCTAATGCGCTGGGCTATGTACCGACACAGGTATTTACAGAACTCATTAGAAGTAACGGATATGATGGTATAAAGTATAAGAGCAGTCAACGGCCCACTGGAACAAACTACACGCTATTTTGCGGACCAGTGGAGTCATATACCCCCTACGATTTACCCACCGTTACCGGCATAATCTGCTTTACTGATTGGATGCGCTTAACTTTACTCAGGACAGTCAGCATACAAGAAATAGATTACAAAGCCAAAAGTGGCCCTTTTGACAGGGAACAGAACTTTACGGAAGCTGACATGTTAGCGGAGACTGATATCCGCTCGGGTGCTTCATGAAGGGAAAGCGGCGGCTTATGCCCTTGTCACTTAAACTAAGCGTCATGCAAGTAATTATAATCATATTAACAACGGGGATTCTTATGGGTGCAAGTATATAGCCATCATTCCACCACAAATGAATAACCTTGGACTCTGGGTATTTAATTTCCCCCTGAAAATTAAGGTCCCTTTGATTGGATCAAATTGAAATAAAATTATTTTCTTTTCATCAATAGATACGTATGATAAAAACCAATCCGTTTTTAGGACGTTGGGAAAATACGGAAAAAATGACGCATAGGTTGAAATAGCCGCAATGGATGTGAACTACATAAATCCTTTTTTGCAGGGAACTCTGGATGTTCTTAAAACGATGGCTTTTATAACCGCCGTTCCGGGAAAGCCATTTGTTAAAAAAAACACAGCCGCCGCCGGTGATGTTTCGGGGATCATTGGAATAACCGGAGATGCAACCGGTTCTTTGGCACTCAGCTTCACCGAGCCATGTATTTGTGAAGTGGTCAACAGCATGCTGGGTGAAAATCATTCCGTAATCAATCCTGCGATCATCGATGCCGTGGGCGAACTAACCAACATGATTTCAGGAGCAGCCAGAAACTTAATGGAAAAAGAAGGGATAAAGGCCTTCGCAGCGATTCCGACCGTGGTCCATGGAAAGAATCATACAATCAATTCCATTTACAATGTCCCCAGCATCATCATTCCCTTTTCCACCCCCGCTGGATTGTTTTTCGTCGATGTATGCATCAAAACAACAACACAGGATGAAAGAAAAACTGCAACATATCGGGTAATAAACACAAAAACCAAGATCGATGCACCCTCCGGCGAAATTGCCGAAGAGATAAAAAAGCAAGAAGAAGAATCGGAAGTTACAGATAGAGGCGCTAAGTTGAGAGAAAAACTGAAAGAGTCTCTTTCAATGAAGAATGATATTGAAAAACAACTTTCCAACGACACCTTTATGGATCTCTCGAAAAGAAGAACATTTAAAAAAAGGGCTGCCGATCTCGAGGTCGTAATCCACCGTTTGAAACTCGATATTTCAACATGGGAGATGCTCTCCA
Coding sequences within:
- a CDS encoding RES domain-containing protein codes for the protein MACCEKCFDEEHIIQFIKEFETKDDCDYCSGKDVYIADLSDVGGFIRECISKAYEDVNKSGLYWDPEEKENTAGQSIEEILIDEYTIFSEERLDASEQRKLLGDLLSESGPSWSDLKDGDGDPLDGGSAILVLRDEFYGPDSNKYEYSWNAFKHSVKHHARFFDLGEDQYKRDQILEPVLLLLDEQSIPLVTGTTLWRARAEGQKLPHTAKEIQNELGPPPLDKAMHSRMSPSGISYMYLSDTPETCLAEIKPDVGTRTWLGQFLTKKDLNILDLADVRAQYPDSIFSPDYDHDKNWATNFLKSFAQEISRPFKEESNALGYVPTQVFTELIRSNGYDGIKYKSSQRPTGTNYTLFCGPVESYTPYDLPTVTGIICFTDWMRLTLLRTVSIQEIDYKAKSGPFDREQNFTEADMLAETDIRSGAS
- a CDS encoding chemotaxis protein CheX, yielding MDVNYINPFLQGTLDVLKTMAFITAVPGKPFVKKNTAAAGDVSGIIGITGDATGSLALSFTEPCICEVVNSMLGENHSVINPAIIDAVGELTNMISGAARNLMEKEGIKAFAAIPTVVHGKNHTINSIYNVPSIIIPFSTPAGLFFVDVCIKTTTQDERKTATYRVINTKTKIDAPSGEIAEEIKKQEEESEVTDRGAKLREKLKESLSMKNDIEKQLSNDTFMDLSKRRTFKKRAADLEVVIHRLKLDISTWEMLSKMAPAEIDNQKITNNYQNYPTNKPK